A region from the Anaerolineae bacterium genome encodes:
- a CDS encoding Cytochrome c-type biogenesis protein CcmC, putative heme lyase for CcmE: MQAKPKALTYLDIFTAVLMLISVGMVFFYAPMEAVMGNVQRVFYYHVAVGWVGMLSFFAAAIAGILYLKSKDRKWDMFALAAVEIGIVFIFLNIVTGSIWARPIWNTWWTWDPRLTTATIMELIYFAYLMLRQGIEDPDRRARFGAVYVILGFVSVPLTFFSARLFRTIHPVVIGTNQPGAEGQFDMTPKMVHTFLFSLFTFTFVFIDLMWHRLRLGRFADQVEQLKLRLSL; this comes from the coding sequence ATGCAAGCGAAACCCAAAGCATTAACCTATTTAGATATCTTTACCGCCGTTCTCATGCTGATCTCGGTGGGAATGGTCTTTTTCTACGCCCCCATGGAAGCCGTGATGGGGAATGTGCAGCGCGTGTTTTATTACCATGTAGCCGTCGGTTGGGTCGGGATGCTCAGCTTTTTTGCGGCAGCAATTGCTGGCATCCTCTATCTGAAAAGTAAGGATCGTAAGTGGGATATGTTCGCCCTGGCAGCAGTTGAGATCGGGATCGTGTTCATCTTCCTGAACATCGTAACCGGCTCGATTTGGGCAAGACCGATCTGGAACACCTGGTGGACCTGGGACCCTCGTTTGACAACGGCGACTATCATGGAATTAATCTATTTCGCTTACCTGATGCTGCGCCAGGGAATCGAAGATCCCGATCGGCGAGCGCGCTTTGGAGCAGTTTATGTCATTTTGGGCTTTGTTAGTGTGCCGTTGACCTTCTTCTCGGCTCGCTTGTTCCGCACCATTCACCCCGTGGTTATTGGCACCAATCAACCCGGAGCAGAAGGTCAATTCGACATGACGCCCAAGATGGTACACACCTTTCTGTTCAGCCTTTTCACGTTTACCTTTGTTTTCATTGACCTGATGTGGCATCGTCTTCGCCTTGGACGGTTCGCCGATCAAGTCGAACAACTCAAGCTACGGTTGAGCCTGTAA
- a CDS encoding Cytochrome c oxidase subunit CcoP has protein sequence MKASILGIRQFLMHSLPHRKLLWLGVFLLAVGVAGCSFSLAADVTPPPGASDITISRTQIASSLQDIYPLVPPDVNNGKAIYEEKCAPCHGIYGDGDGPRAAQLPNPVPALSNPEVARQAVPARWYLIVTNGNLERFMPPFPSLSDSQRWDVVAYALSLSTSAAAIEQGAQLYQTHCVACHGVEGKGDGPQANSLSKPPTNLTDLAFGASKSGFDLYSSLVLGMPPAMPAFGEKLTDEQRWAIVAYLQSLTFTLPPEAIQNANTQATLTAPVPGEVSGTALPTPEGTPAPTSQEKPTNGKGLITGRVSNGSGGDVPASLVITLEGYDNFEQVITATTTLKSDSTFSFENIELQEGRVFVAYTEYGGTTYASDVAVATSPDTELNLPIIIYDTTTDPSVIKCDRLHLFFDLLDENTLRVVQLYIMSNTSNKTLVAEQAGQPTVRFKLPVGSSNLQFQDGVLGERYISTPDGFGDTASIRPGAGNYQVLFSFTMPYNRKLDLVQPVSIPIDAVVVLVPEGSLKVRSASLRDDGKRDAEGTIYHLYSGGNLSVGEELRITISGQPGASGFSLSGGSRESLMVGLIVFGLAFIFAGIWFYRHTRLQELEEEEEQALNAAESEEAIMDAIIALDDLYQSGGLSEEAYQARRAELKGKLKALRGKS, from the coding sequence ATGAAAGCAAGCATCTTGGGTATAAGACAATTTCTCATGCATAGTCTTCCTCATCGCAAACTGCTCTGGTTAGGGGTATTCTTGCTGGCAGTTGGAGTAGCGGGATGTTCTTTCTCCCTGGCGGCTGATGTCACTCCTCCTCCTGGCGCAAGTGACATTACGATCTCGCGCACCCAGATTGCAAGCTCACTGCAAGATATCTATCCGCTTGTACCGCCGGACGTAAACAATGGAAAGGCAATTTACGAGGAAAAATGCGCCCCCTGTCACGGCATTTATGGAGATGGGGATGGGCCACGTGCCGCCCAACTGCCCAACCCCGTCCCGGCCCTCTCCAATCCAGAAGTTGCCCGTCAAGCCGTTCCTGCCCGCTGGTATTTGATTGTAACCAATGGCAACCTGGAACGATTCATGCCGCCGTTTCCAAGCTTATCGGATAGCCAGCGCTGGGATGTAGTAGCCTACGCTCTCTCGCTCAGCACATCAGCGGCTGCCATCGAGCAAGGCGCACAGCTTTACCAGACTCACTGCGTCGCCTGTCATGGGGTAGAAGGCAAAGGCGACGGGCCTCAGGCGAACAGTCTTTCAAAACCGCCAACGAATCTGACCGATCTGGCATTTGGAGCCTCCAAATCGGGCTTTGATCTCTATTCCAGCCTGGTGCTGGGTATGCCCCCGGCTATGCCAGCCTTTGGCGAAAAACTTACCGATGAACAACGCTGGGCAATTGTAGCTTATCTCCAGTCGTTGACCTTCACGCTGCCTCCCGAAGCCATTCAAAACGCCAATACCCAGGCCACCCTGACTGCACCGGTGCCTGGTGAGGTGTCCGGCACGGCTCTACCAACACCAGAGGGCACCCCAGCCCCTACCTCACAAGAGAAACCGACGAATGGTAAAGGGTTGATTACGGGACGCGTCTCCAACGGTTCCGGTGGAGATGTACCTGCCAGCCTGGTCATCACGCTGGAAGGATACGATAACTTTGAACAGGTAATTACAGCCACTACAACCCTTAAGAGCGACAGCACTTTTTCATTTGAAAATATTGAACTGCAAGAAGGACGTGTCTTTGTAGCCTACACCGAATATGGCGGCACGACGTATGCTTCCGATGTTGCCGTAGCTACCTCTCCCGATACAGAACTGAATTTGCCCATCATCATCTACGACACTACGACTGACCCCTCAGTGATCAAGTGCGACCGCCTGCATCTGTTTTTCGATTTACTCGATGAAAACACCCTTCGGGTCGTTCAACTCTACATCATGTCCAATACCTCAAACAAAACGCTGGTCGCTGAACAAGCCGGGCAACCAACCGTGCGCTTCAAATTGCCGGTTGGATCAAGCAATTTACAATTCCAGGATGGCGTTCTGGGAGAACGATACATCTCTACTCCGGATGGCTTTGGAGACACCGCTTCCATTCGCCCGGGAGCGGGGAATTATCAAGTCCTGTTCTCCTTCACGATGCCCTACAATCGTAAACTTGATCTGGTCCAGCCCGTTTCAATTCCAATTGACGCAGTGGTTGTTCTGGTTCCGGAAGGCAGCCTCAAAGTGCGCAGCGCCTCTCTGCGCGATGATGGCAAGCGAGACGCCGAAGGTACTATCTACCACCTGTATAGCGGTGGCAATTTATCCGTCGGTGAGGAACTGCGCATAACGATTAGCGGTCAGCCCGGCGCAAGTGGCTTCTCGCTCAGTGGTGGTAGTCGCGAATCGCTTATGGTTGGATTAATTGTCTTCGGGCTGGCATTCATTTTCGCCGGTATCTGGTTTTATCGCCACACGCGTCTTCAGGAGTTAGAAGAAGAAGAGGAACAGGCTTTGAATGCCGCTGAAAGCGAAGAAGCCATCATGGACGCCATCATTGCCCTGGACGATCTCTACCAAAGCGGAGGTTTATCCGAGGAAGCCTATCAGGCCCGGCGCGCGGAGCTAAAAGGAAAATTAAAAGCGCTTAGAGGCAAATCCTGA
- a CDS encoding Thiol:disulfide oxidoreductase related to ResA — translation MEQTDQESTPTTRQTAGLRWGRIFAWIAVIGILIILAVGLLRSQQGSVNVGQKIPDFALTTFDGQNIRSADLRGKVLVINFWASWCKPCEQEAADLEAAWRFYQGRGDVVFLGVNYVDTEPEARAYLQKFEITYPNGPDLGTRISQAFRIRGVPETYIVDQQGILQFVQIGPFRSLTQIKAVIDPLLQP, via the coding sequence ATGGAACAAACCGACCAAGAAAGTACCCCAACAACCAGACAGACTGCCGGACTGCGTTGGGGGCGAATTTTTGCGTGGATAGCCGTCATTGGCATTTTGATTATCCTGGCGGTTGGTTTACTGCGTAGCCAACAGGGTTCGGTAAATGTTGGGCAAAAGATTCCAGACTTTGCTTTGACAACTTTTGACGGACAAAACATCCGCTCTGCCGACCTGCGCGGAAAAGTGCTGGTGATCAATTTTTGGGCATCGTGGTGTAAACCCTGCGAGCAAGAAGCAGCCGACCTGGAAGCTGCCTGGCGTTTCTATCAAGGGCGCGGCGATGTCGTATTTTTAGGGGTAAATTATGTCGATACGGAACCAGAAGCGCGCGCCTACCTGCAAAAATTTGAAATCACCTACCCCAACGGGCCCGATCTCGGCACCCGCATCTCGCAAGCCTTTCGCATCCGGGGCGTGCCGGAAACCTATATTGTCGATCAACAGGGCATCCTGCAATTTGTGCAAATTGGCCCTTTCCGTTCTTTGACCCAAATCAAAGCGGTGATCGATCCATTGTTACAACCATAA
- a CDS encoding Substrate-specific component BioY of biotin ECF transporter → MTVTALFRPHENKAALVYDLISVLGGSWLIALAAQFSISLPFSPVPITGQTFAVLLVGALAGRRLGSLSVMAYLAQGLAGLPVFAGGSSGLARLLGPTGGYLLGFLGAAWLIGNLAEHGWTLRLDKTLLAMLLANTVIYLVGLPYLALFIGVDKALALGLYPFLIGDLIKILLATLCLPFGWKVYLALRTRFI, encoded by the coding sequence ATGACAGTCACTGCGCTATTTCGTCCTCACGAGAATAAAGCCGCTCTTGTTTACGACCTTATATCGGTCCTGGGAGGCTCATGGCTGATTGCGCTAGCCGCACAGTTTTCCATTTCTTTACCCTTCAGTCCTGTGCCGATCACCGGACAGACTTTCGCGGTCTTGCTAGTCGGTGCATTAGCAGGACGACGGCTGGGCAGTTTGAGCGTAATGGCTTACCTGGCTCAGGGGCTGGCAGGCTTACCCGTTTTTGCCGGTGGGAGTAGCGGGCTGGCGAGATTACTCGGTCCAACGGGTGGCTACCTGCTTGGCTTTCTGGGGGCAGCCTGGCTGATAGGCAATCTGGCCGAACACGGCTGGACGCTGCGGTTGGATAAGACTCTTCTCGCAATGTTGCTGGCAAATACTGTGATCTATCTGGTCGGGCTGCCCTATTTAGCGCTCTTTATCGGCGTTGACAAAGCTCTTGCGTTGGGTCTCTATCCTTTTCTGATCGGCGACCTGATCAAAATCCTGCTGGCAACTTTATGCTTACCCTTCGGGTGGAAAGTTTACCTCGCGCTTAGAACTCGCTTCATCTAG
- a CDS encoding VgrG protein, with the protein MGLILVNISGESWRLFWVKLLRMAGGCPHPRPLSRRARRVGRPSPLGRRVGDEGLELPSTPNPGPYDEGRVPSPPIPLLQSEGQSPHPRPFARRARGDIPRPLPYALRARGGRPARGEGKSGLFLLFLTLCLVILSLSANTTSYAQSPIQVGLVVQLAAGSVETRCVTLNQSNPTGWDVLVAANIGVVGSPSGMGMAVCAIANVGCPADDCWCKFNSGENLYWSYWHFDGSKWNYSNLGASNYPVTHGAVEGWVWGDGRATPPVYTFEQICAPPPTATYTATSTPSPTLTYTAGPPTSTYTARPPTSTYTARPPTATSNLVPTASPIPFTPTVRSITQLPLRTTTLTPSPTITLPFGMAVAATTVAPAQTLPQLQVSPAAQVALDLQSISLTATAVEVTRKSEGVEESDRQKEIPGLRNFGLASLDLAYGFFFILVGGLLILLVILIRRRRAL; encoded by the coding sequence TTGGGGTTAATCCTTGTGAACATTTCAGGCGAATCTTGGAGATTGTTCTGGGTCAAATTGTTAAGGATGGCGGGGGGATGCCCTCACCCCCGCCCCCTCTCCCGAAGGGCGAGGAGAGTTGGACGCCCTTCTCCCTTAGGGAGAAGGGTAGGGGATGAGGGATTAGAATTGCCCTCAACCCCGAATCCTGGTCCATACGACGAGGGGAGAGTGCCCTCACCCCCAATCCCTCTTCTACAGAGCGAAGGACAAAGCCCTCACCCCCGCCCCTTCGCCCGAAGGGCGAGGGGGGACATCCCTCGCCCCCTGCCCTACGCCCTAAGGGCAAGGGGAGGTAGACCGGCAAGGGGTGAGGGAAAATCAGGCTTGTTTCTCCTGTTCCTCACCCTCTGTCTCGTCATCCTGAGCCTGTCTGCGAATACAACGAGCTACGCCCAATCCCCGATCCAGGTGGGGTTGGTGGTGCAACTGGCAGCCGGTTCAGTCGAGACCAGGTGTGTAACGTTGAACCAATCGAACCCTACAGGTTGGGATGTGCTGGTGGCAGCCAACATTGGCGTCGTTGGCTCTCCCAGTGGCATGGGTATGGCGGTCTGTGCTATTGCGAATGTCGGATGTCCCGCCGACGATTGCTGGTGTAAATTCAATAGTGGTGAAAATCTTTACTGGTCGTACTGGCACTTCGATGGGTCAAAATGGAACTATTCCAACCTGGGAGCCAGCAATTATCCTGTTACGCATGGTGCGGTGGAAGGTTGGGTTTGGGGAGATGGCCGAGCAACGCCACCTGTTTATACCTTTGAACAAATCTGTGCTCCACCCCCAACGGCTACCTATACGGCTACTTCTACCCCGTCACCAACTTTGACCTATACCGCCGGTCCGCCAACTTCAACCTATACCGCCAGGCCGCCAACTTCAACCTATACCGCCAGACCGCCGACGGCTACATCCAACCTGGTTCCAACCGCCTCACCAATCCCATTTACACCGACTGTACGATCCATTACCCAATTGCCTTTGCGGACGACGACCCTGACCCCTTCGCCGACCATTACCTTACCGTTTGGGATGGCAGTGGCAGCCACAACGGTTGCTCCAGCCCAGACTCTTCCCCAATTGCAGGTGAGCCCCGCGGCACAAGTTGCGCTTGATTTACAATCCATCTCCTTAACCGCTACAGCTGTTGAAGTCACTCGAAAATCCGAGGGGGTTGAAGAAAGTGACAGGCAAAAGGAGATTCCGGGTCTGCGCAACTTCGGGCTTGCTTCTCTCGATCTTGCCTATGGGTTTTTCTTTATCCTGGTAGGAGGCTTGTTGATTCTTTTGGTCATCCTGATCCGGCGCAGAAGGGCTTTATGA
- a CDS encoding Cytochrome c-type biogenesis protein CcmE, heme chaperone has product MEQTISTSTLPANRLKFLIGGLLIVAAVIYLIITSTQASAQYFMTVAELEEKGSQVVGRDLRVSGAVIGDSIQYDPQTLTLRFTVAHVPGDNKEIEAQGGLAAVLHAAVSDPSRPRLQVVYQGVKPDLLRDEAQAIMTGKLGEDGVFYAEELLLKCPTKYEEALPEQSQG; this is encoded by the coding sequence ATGGAACAAACGATTTCAACCTCAACCCTTCCAGCCAATCGGCTGAAATTTTTGATCGGTGGACTGTTAATCGTTGCGGCAGTGATCTATCTGATCATCACTTCCACCCAAGCCAGCGCGCAGTATTTTATGACGGTTGCCGAATTAGAAGAAAAGGGCAGTCAAGTCGTCGGGCGCGATCTGCGCGTCTCCGGAGCTGTGATTGGTGACTCAATCCAATACGACCCACAAACGCTGACCCTGCGCTTTACGGTTGCCCACGTGCCGGGTGACAACAAAGAGATCGAAGCCCAGGGCGGCTTGGCAGCGGTTCTCCATGCGGCAGTCAGCGACCCTTCGCGGCCTCGTTTGCAAGTCGTCTATCAGGGCGTGAAACCGGACTTGCTGCGTGATGAAGCGCAAGCCATTATGACCGGCAAACTCGGCGAAGATGGCGTATTCTATGCCGAAGAGTTGCTGCTCAAGTGCCCCACCAAATATGAAGAAGCCTTACCCGAGCAAAGTCAGGGATAA
- a CDS encoding DoxX: protein MNNRILEITDPPFVQQIFGNPRWAWLWLVMRLYVGYTWLTSGWGKLNNPAWMAGGEALKGFWERAIQIPEPPARPLIAFDWYRTFIQTLLEGGHYVWFSKLIVFGEILVGLGLLFGAFVGITAFFGAFMNWNFMMAGTASINPVLFTFSIFLILAWKTAGWWGLDRWLLPLLGTPWRPGRIFEKESMKTVESVAQD, encoded by the coding sequence ATGAACAATCGAATCCTTGAAATCACCGATCCTCCCTTCGTCCAACAAATTTTTGGAAATCCACGTTGGGCGTGGTTGTGGTTGGTCATGCGACTCTACGTTGGTTATACCTGGTTGACCTCAGGTTGGGGAAAATTGAACAACCCCGCCTGGATGGCTGGCGGTGAAGCCCTGAAAGGCTTTTGGGAAAGAGCCATACAGATTCCTGAGCCTCCAGCCAGACCCCTGATTGCCTTCGACTGGTATCGAACCTTCATCCAAACGCTTCTGGAAGGTGGACACTATGTCTGGTTTTCTAAACTAATCGTCTTTGGGGAGATACTGGTTGGCTTAGGGTTACTCTTCGGAGCTTTTGTCGGGATCACCGCCTTTTTCGGAGCTTTCATGAACTGGAATTTCATGATGGCAGGCACGGCAAGCATCAATCCGGTGCTATTTACCTTTTCGATCTTTCTGATCTTAGCCTGGAAGACGGCTGGCTGGTGGGGACTCGATCGCTGGCTGTTACCTCTGTTGGGTACGCCATGGAGACCGGGCAGAATCTTCGAAAAGGAGAGTATGAAAACTGTTGAGAGCGTAGCCCAGGATTAG
- a CDS encoding Cytochrome c heme lyase subunit CcmL yields MKAYPSFLLALSLGLAVSLVILARSDLAFAQTPDPRTISDDQVNAIAKHLYCPVCENVPLDVCGTQACEQWRQVIRQKLAEGWNEAQIRQYFVDQYGDRVLATPPPRGINWLAYLVPPIAILAGVWILIQAFRSWKRPLPASSSLPQPEQLPSEVLKRIEEELKKQ; encoded by the coding sequence ATGAAAGCTTACCCTTCATTTCTTCTGGCGCTTTCTCTCGGACTGGCAGTCTCTCTGGTCATTTTGGCGAGGAGCGATTTAGCCTTTGCACAAACCCCTGATCCACGAACCATCAGCGACGATCAGGTCAACGCCATCGCCAAGCACCTCTATTGCCCGGTCTGTGAGAACGTACCGCTTGATGTTTGTGGCACACAAGCCTGCGAACAGTGGCGTCAGGTGATTCGTCAAAAACTTGCCGAAGGTTGGAACGAAGCGCAAATTCGCCAGTATTTTGTTGACCAATACGGTGACCGGGTTTTAGCAACGCCTCCACCGCGCGGGATCAACTGGCTGGCTTATCTCGTTCCTCCCATCGCCATCCTGGCAGGTGTGTGGATCTTGATCCAGGCTTTTCGCAGTTGGAAGCGTCCCCTTCCTGCTTCTTCTTCGCTTCCTCAACCCGAACAATTACCTTCAGAGGTACTTAAGCGCATCGAAGAAGAATTGAAAAAGCAATAG
- a CDS encoding ABC transporter involved in cytochrome c biogenesis, ATPase component CcmA, producing MIVVRKLVKRFGLKTVLRGLDFEVKAGEFVAILGPNGAGKTTFLRILATLSRPSLGEVSIAGFPLPTQAAAVRRRLGVVTHLPLLYGDLTAEENLRFYGRLYSLDSLNARITEVLKLVGLFERRFDLVRTFSRGMQQRLAIGRAVLHDPEVILFDEPHTGLDQEACVMLDNVLREVAARGRTVVMTSHDLMRVSELASRFDVLSNGVIVASATREQLNPDQLLAFYRQSVQQNDHSNPARLPDHNWKA from the coding sequence ATGATCGTCGTGCGCAAATTGGTGAAACGCTTTGGATTGAAGACCGTCCTGCGTGGTTTGGATTTCGAGGTTAAAGCAGGCGAGTTCGTCGCCATTCTTGGTCCAAATGGAGCAGGAAAAACCACCTTTTTGCGCATCTTAGCCACGCTTTCAAGGCCCAGTCTGGGCGAGGTCTCTATTGCTGGCTTTCCCCTACCCACGCAGGCAGCAGCCGTGCGGCGGCGCTTAGGCGTGGTCACCCACTTACCGTTGCTTTACGGTGATCTGACCGCTGAAGAGAATCTACGCTTCTATGGGCGGTTATACAGCCTGGATTCCCTGAACGCACGCATAACCGAGGTTTTGAAACTGGTGGGGCTATTTGAACGGCGCTTTGACCTGGTGCGCACCTTCTCGCGAGGCATGCAACAGCGCCTGGCTATCGGTCGAGCTGTGTTGCACGATCCTGAAGTCATCCTGTTCGATGAACCCCATACAGGTCTGGACCAGGAAGCCTGCGTCATGCTCGATAACGTTTTACGCGAAGTTGCCGCACGTGGGCGGACGGTGGTCATGACCTCGCATGATCTGATGCGTGTGAGCGAATTAGCTTCCCGCTTCGATGTCCTCTCGAACGGCGTGATCGTAGCTTCGGCAACGCGCGAGCAATTGAACCCCGATCAATTGCTGGCTTTCTACCGTCAGTCCGTGCAGCAGAACGACCATTCCAATCCTGCCCGTTTGCCAGATCATAACTGGAAGGCATAA
- a CDS encoding Cytochrome c heme lyase subunit CcmF: MITDLGYGTLALTFLLALYGILAALWGIQKRRPDWIDSARNAMLLTFPLLTVACLSLIYLLVNGHYEVEYVASVTSNSMPLYLRITALWGGQAGSLLFWSWLMSAFASAVTLRNWARDREFLPWVIVVSLVTLGFFLGLTLFVENPFDRLWLLGSGIAVKSFFPPAGAIPYYQSDGNGLNPLLRHPGMIIHPPMLYLGFVSYVIPFAFAIAALITGRTDDRWIRITRRWSLVAWLFLSLGLILGGRWAYDVLGWGGYWGWDPVEIAAFMPWLTGTAFLHSVMIQEKRGMLKHWNMILIILTYNLVIFGTFLTRSGVLSSVHAFAQSAIGPLFFVYIGASFVISLSLLLRRWQELKSDLHMTSLLSREALFLLNNLLFVGILVVCFWGVIFPLISEIVTGQKVTVGPPFYERATAPLFAGLLFLMGIAPLAAWRHSTVQTLGKAVWKPTVVSLLAPLVAFTMDVRNWAALLGFWLAAFVACVTLYEYGRAVIARSRSRGESLLRAFWNLAGRNRRRYGGYIIHLGVVLMAIGIIGIELFQKETQGTLAQGEELSLGPYTMRFDSLAVFDTADGRNVARAVVSVYKNGRYVGELYPRRDYYYESQQPMTIPGLRSTMEDDFYVLLVDWQPISSSGATFKVYHNPLVNWLWLGGFVFIIGTMVAAWPESETNPATVRARRRTPLAAKAS, translated from the coding sequence ATGATCACCGATCTAGGCTATGGGACTCTAGCCCTCACTTTTTTACTGGCACTCTACGGCATCCTGGCAGCCCTCTGGGGAATTCAAAAACGACGCCCGGATTGGATCGACAGCGCCCGGAATGCCATGTTATTGACTTTCCCCCTCCTGACCGTTGCCTGCCTGAGCCTGATCTATCTGCTGGTCAACGGACATTACGAAGTTGAATATGTTGCTTCGGTGACCAGCAACAGTATGCCCCTGTACTTACGCATAACCGCCCTCTGGGGAGGCCAGGCCGGTTCTCTGCTTTTCTGGAGCTGGTTAATGTCTGCTTTCGCCAGTGCCGTAACCTTACGCAATTGGGCACGCGATCGCGAATTTTTACCCTGGGTCATTGTGGTTTCACTGGTCACGTTGGGGTTCTTTTTAGGCCTTACCCTATTCGTCGAAAATCCCTTCGACCGTCTCTGGCTGTTAGGAAGTGGGATTGCAGTCAAATCATTCTTTCCTCCCGCTGGTGCTATTCCCTATTACCAAAGCGATGGAAATGGTTTGAATCCATTGCTCCGCCATCCGGGGATGATCATCCATCCGCCCATGTTATATTTAGGGTTTGTCTCCTATGTCATCCCGTTTGCCTTTGCCATTGCCGCTCTGATTACGGGGCGCACGGATGATCGCTGGATTCGCATCACGCGGCGCTGGAGTCTGGTCGCCTGGCTATTTCTTTCGCTCGGTCTGATTCTGGGAGGACGATGGGCTTATGATGTTCTAGGTTGGGGAGGATACTGGGGCTGGGACCCGGTCGAGATCGCTGCCTTTATGCCCTGGCTTACCGGCACAGCTTTCCTGCACTCGGTCATGATCCAGGAAAAACGGGGCATGCTCAAACACTGGAATATGATCCTGATTATCCTGACCTACAATCTGGTCATCTTCGGCACCTTCCTAACCCGTTCAGGGGTTTTGTCCTCAGTACATGCCTTTGCCCAAAGCGCAATTGGGCCATTGTTCTTCGTTTACATTGGGGCTAGCTTCGTCATTTCCCTCAGCCTCCTGTTACGGCGCTGGCAGGAGTTGAAATCCGATCTGCACATGACCTCATTGCTCTCTCGTGAAGCGCTCTTCCTGCTGAACAATTTGCTTTTCGTAGGAATCCTGGTGGTCTGCTTTTGGGGAGTGATTTTTCCTTTGATTTCGGAAATCGTTACCGGTCAGAAGGTCACCGTTGGCCCACCCTTCTACGAACGCGCCACAGCGCCGCTCTTTGCCGGCTTGTTATTCTTGATGGGTATCGCTCCTCTGGCAGCCTGGCGGCATTCCACCGTCCAGACACTGGGGAAAGCGGTCTGGAAACCCACGGTAGTCTCCCTGTTAGCTCCGCTGGTTGCCTTTACAATGGATGTGCGCAATTGGGCAGCGCTGCTGGGATTCTGGCTGGCCGCTTTTGTTGCCTGTGTCACCCTTTATGAATACGGCAGGGCCGTGATCGCCCGTTCCCGCAGCCGCGGCGAATCGTTGCTGCGGGCCTTTTGGAATTTAGCCGGACGCAACCGGCGCCGCTATGGCGGATATATCATTCACCTCGGCGTTGTCTTGATGGCTATCGGCATTATTGGCATTGAACTTTTCCAAAAGGAAACACAGGGCACTCTGGCACAAGGGGAAGAATTGAGCCTCGGCCCGTACACGATGCGCTTTGACTCGCTGGCTGTCTTCGATACTGCCGACGGGCGCAATGTCGCCCGCGCCGTGGTCAGCGTCTATAAGAACGGCCGTTATGTTGGCGAACTTTATCCACGCCGTGACTATTATTATGAATCCCAGCAGCCAATGACCATCCCAGGGTTGCGCAGCACCATGGAGGATGACTTTTACGTTCTTCTGGTTGATTGGCAACCGATCTCATCAAGCGGAGCAACCTTCAAGGTGTATCATAACCCACTGGTCAACTGGCTCTGGCTGGGGGGTTTTGTCTTCATTATCGGGACGATGGTGGCCGCCTGGCCTGAAAGTGAAACGAATCCGGCAACGGTGCGGGCAAGAAGGCGAACACCGCTGGCTGCCAAAGCATCCTGA
- a CDS encoding ABC transporter involved in cytochrome c biogenesis, CcmB subunit, with protein MNFLRATFAVITKDLSGEFRSRELLSAMFVFAVLVILIFNFALELDVKTRSTVTAGVLWVTFAFAGSLGLNRSMAMEKDRGCMDGLLLAPVDRSAIYFGKMFANLLFMLMVEAIVLPLYSVLYNINLFQAGFLGVVILGSLGYVSVGTLLATMTVQTRTRDILLPILLFPLAIPVFIAAVKASMGYLQVLEMEAIRPWLNLLLVYDTVFLAIALMVFDFVVEE; from the coding sequence ATGAACTTTCTGCGGGCTACTTTCGCGGTCATCACCAAAGACCTTAGCGGCGAATTTCGCAGTCGCGAACTGCTTTCGGCGATGTTCGTCTTTGCCGTGCTGGTTATTCTGATCTTCAACTTTGCTCTGGAATTGGATGTCAAAACGCGCAGCACGGTTACTGCGGGGGTATTGTGGGTCACCTTTGCCTTTGCTGGCAGCCTCGGCTTGAATCGATCCATGGCGATGGAAAAAGATCGCGGTTGCATGGATGGTTTGCTGCTTGCCCCCGTTGATCGCAGCGCAATTTATTTTGGTAAAATGTTCGCGAACCTGCTCTTTATGCTGATGGTGGAAGCCATTGTTTTACCGCTCTACAGTGTCCTTTATAATATAAATCTTTTTCAAGCCGGCTTCTTAGGAGTCGTCATCTTAGGTTCGTTGGGATATGTGTCCGTTGGGACTTTATTAGCAACCATGACCGTTCAAACCCGAACCCGCGATATCCTTTTACCCATCTTACTTTTCCCGCTGGCAATCCCGGTCTTTATTGCAGCCGTCAAAGCCAGTATGGGATATCTACAGGTGTTAGAAATGGAAGCAATACGCCCCTGGCTAAATTTACTGCTAGTTTATGACACGGTTTTTCTGGCTATCGCTTTGATGGTTTTTGATTTTGTGGTAGAAGAATAG